Proteins encoded by one window of Vigna radiata var. radiata cultivar VC1973A chromosome 5, Vradiata_ver6, whole genome shotgun sequence:
- the LOC106761188 gene encoding RING-H2 finger protein ATL11 — MITLPLTTFHHDLFLFYCYFILLTHFPPPAAAQLPNQLTPPPPDRLSKMKFDKSMAIVLVILVAVFFFLGFLSVYTRQCAERRMRGRFDLSISITRRPRGLDREIIETFPTFVYSTVKSLKIGRATLECAVCLNEFEEEETLRLIPKCSHVFHPECIDAWLANHSTCPVCRANLVPKPDDPSFVSIPIPDPVQPVLNSPVQPEPTVSPKPNDFINRNRSPRSRSTGFSIASLIPRSHSTGHSLVQPGENCERFTLRLPEEVRNQLMTSTTLSRTKSCGLSLGLTRENSGRRGYRTRSVGHSLSPHVTRGMDGSSSSSSPHVRGHDRRWFFQSPPAKDSIKEDVGERSSDRLFSETTKDTDN; from the coding sequence ATGATCACTCTGCCACTCACCACCTTCCACCAtgacctttttcttttttactgtTATTTTATTCTCCTCACGCACTTTCCGCCGCCGGCCGCCGCGCAGCTTCCCAACCAACTCACACCACCGCCGCCGGACCGCTTATCCAAGATGAAGTTCGATAAGTCCATGGCCATCGTTCTGGTCATCCTGGTCGCGGTCTTCTTCTTCCTCGGGTTCCTCTCCGTGTACACGCGCCAGTGCGCGGAGCGAAGGATGCGAGGGAGGTTCGACTTGTCTATCTCGATCACGCGTCGGCCACGTGGTCTTGACCGCGAAATCATCGAGACCTTCCCCACCTTCGTATACTCCACCGTGAAGAGCCTCAAGATAGGACGCGCCACGCTAGAATGCGCCGTGTGCCTGAACGAGTTCGAGGAGGAGGAAACGCTGCGTTTGATACCCAAGTGCAGCCACGTGTTCCACCCCGAGTGCATCGACGCGTGGCTCGCCAATCACTCCACTTGTCCCGTCTGTCGTGCCAACCTTGTCCCCAAACCCGACGACCCCTCCTTTGTTTCCATCCCAATCCCGGATCCGGTTCAACCCGTTTTAAACTCCCCGGTCCAACCTGAACCCACGGTTTCTCCCAAGCCCAATGATTTCATTAATCGCAACCGTTCACCTCGGTCAAGGTCAACGGGTTTCAGCATCGCAAGCTTGATTCCGCGATCTCACTCGACGGGTCACTCGCTGGTTCAACCGGGAGAGAATTGCGAGCGGTTCACTCTGCGTTTGCCCGAGGAAGTGCGGAACCAGCTGATGACTTCCACGACGCTGAGTCGCACCAAGAGTTGCGGCTTGAGCCTGGGACTCACGCGCGAGAACAGTGGGAGGAGGGGTTACAGGACCAGAAGCGTTGGTCACAGTCTTAGTCCTCACGTGACAAGAGGCATGGAtggcagcagcagcagcagcagcccTCACGTGCGTGGACACGACAGACGGTGGTTTTTTCAGAGCCCTCCGGCCAAGGACTCCATTAAGGAAGATGTCGGCGAACGTTCTTCGGATCGGCTTTTCTCGGAGACCACGAAGGATACTGATAATTAA
- the LOC106761092 gene encoding putative clathrin assembly protein At4g40080, which produces MTQQKRFKNLTQNLKDKASVIAAVLSPKRHVSSVRVHVLRATTHALTAPPSEETIAAVLTVGQGSNRNPRACIDALMDRLHHTRSATVALKCLFTLHNVVVKGPFTLKDQLSCYPSYGGHNFLNLSKFRDESDVESVELSSWVRWYAGVLEQSLTVSRVLGYYLNASRESQESKKIILSNASNADLLYKLEALVGFVEQISHVPDSLHLQRNELVYEVVRLVGEDYRSVQVEILLRVEELGERMDDLDVGELNELVGYLGRLEATQEKLVLLFVNRKRNNGFWDLVQQTKIKGMAKKREIEGKWLTVVVNASAAELARSTNPFLDPGQPSPVPRIDFATVR; this is translated from the coding sequence ATGACGCAGCAAAAGCGGTTCAAAAATTTGACCCAAAACCTCAAAGATAAAGCCTCCGTCATCGCCGCGGTCCTATCCCCGAAGCGCCACGTCTCCTCCGTCCGGGTTCACGTTCTCCGCGCCACCACGCACGCCCTCACGGCTCCTCCCTCCGAAGAAACCATCGCCGCCGTACTCACGGTGGGGCAGGGCTCCAACCGCAACCCGCGAGCCTGCATCGACGCGCTCATGGACCGCCTGCACCACACGCGCAGCGCCACGGTGGCGCTCAAGTGCCTCTTCACTCTACACAACGTCGTCGTAAAGGGACCCTTCACGTTGAAGGACCAACTCTCGTGTTACCCTTCCTACGGCGGCCACAACTTTCTTAACCTCTCGAAATTTCGCGACGAGTCGGACGTGGAATCGGTAGAGCTGAGTTCGTGGGTGCGGTGGTACGCCGGCGTGCTGGAACAGAGCCTCACGGTTTCCAGAGTCTTGGGGTATTACCTCAACGCCTCTCGCGAATCCCaagaaagcaaaaagattaTCCTTTCGAACGCGTCGAATGCGGATTTGTTATACAAGTTGGAGGCGCTCGTGGGTTTCGTCGAACAAATAAGCCATGTGCCCGATTCGCTGCACCTGCAGAGGAACGAGTTGGTTTACGAGGTGGTACGGCTGGTGGGCGAGGATTATAGGAGCGTGCAGGTTGAGATTTTGTTGCGCGTGGAAGAACTCGGGGAGAGAATGGATGATCTTGATGTGGGTGAGTTGAACGAGTTGGTGGGATATTTAGGGAGATTGGAGGCGACTCAGGAGAAGTTGGTTCTTTTGTTTGTGAATAGGAAAAGGAACAATGGATTCTGGGATTTGGTTCAGCAGACTAAGATCAAGGGAATGGCCAAAAAGAGGGAAATTGAAGGGAAGTGGCTCACGGTGGTCGTTAACGCCAGCGCCGCCGAATTGGCTCGCTCCACCAACCCGTTTCTTGACCCCGGGCAACCCAGTCCGGTCCCACGGATAGATTTTGCAACGGTAAGGTGA
- the LOC106760841 gene encoding protein DETOXIFICATION 27, which translates to MESFKGDDETEKNLAEALLQPEEAAIHAEQRQDQPYEEQSFGNKLWVETKKLWVIVGPSIFSRLASYNMNVITQAFAGHLGEVELAAISIANTVIVGFNFGLLLGMASALETLCGQAYGAKRYHMLGIYMQRSWIVLFLCCFVLLPFYIFATPLLKFLGQPDEVAEWSGVVAVWLIPLHFSFAFQFPLQRFLQCQLKTAVIAWVSLAGLVVNAVTSWLLVYVWDFGLYGAAISLDISWWVLVFGMYAYTAYGGCPLTWKGFSVEAFSGLWEFLKLSSASGVMLCLENWYYRILVLMTGQLENATIAVDALSICMTINGWEMMIPLAFFAGTGVRVANELGAGNGKGAKFATQVSVTESIVIGVVFCVLIMMFHDYLAYIFTTSSSVLQAVDHMSFLLAITILLNSVQPVLSGVAVGSGWQAYVAYINIGSYYLIGLPLGIIMGWVFKTGVAGIWTGMIFGGTALQTLILIIVTLRCDWEKEADKAQFSVNKWSRSNSNGALQIPN; encoded by the exons ATGGAGAGCTTCAAGGGAGACGACGAAACAGAGAAAAATCTTGCAGAAGCTCTCCTTCAACCGGAAGAGGCAGCTATTCATGCAGAACAACGACAGGACCAACCGTACGAGGAACAAAGTTTCGGTAACAAACTCTGGGTCGAAACGAAGAAGCTATGGGTAATTGTGGGGCCCTCCATCTTCAGCCGCCTGGCCTCGTACAACATGAACGTTATCACCCAAGCCTTCGCCGGTCACTTGGGTGAGGTGGAACTCGCCGCCATTTCTATAGCGAACACCGTCATCGTCGGCTTCAATTTCGGCCTCCTG CTGGGGATGGCGAGTGCGTTGGAGACACTGTGCGGGCAAGCGTATGGCGCGAAGAGATACCACATGTTGGGAATATACATGCAGAGGTCATGGATTGTTCTCTTCCTGTGCTGTTTCGTGCTGTTGCCGTTTTACATATTCGCGACGCCGCTTCTGAAGTTTCTGGGGCAACCGGATGAGGTGGCGGAGTGGAGCGGCGTGGTGGCGGTGTGGCTGATTCCTCTTCACTTCAGTTTTGCGTTTCAGTTTCCTCTGCAGAGGTTCCTCCAGTGCCAGCTGAAGACGGCGGTTATTGCGTGGGTATCCCTGGCGGGTTTGGTGGTTAATGCGGTAACTAGTTGGCTCTTGGTTTATGTGTGGGATTTTGGACTTTATGGTGCAGCTATTTCCTTGGACATATCATGGTGGGTTTTGGTTTTTGGCATGTATGCTTACACTGCCTATGGTGGATGCCCTTTAACTTGGAAAGGTTTCTCAGTTGAAGCCTTTTCTGGACTCTGGGAATTCCTCAAACTCTCTTCTGCTTCTGGGGTCATGTTATG CTTGGAGAATTGGTACTACAGAATACTCGTTCTTATGACTGGTCAGTTGGAGAATGCCACCATAGCCGTTGATGCCTTGTCTATATG TATGACCATTAATGGGTGGGAGATGATGATTCCCCTGGCTTTTTTCGCCGGTACAGG AGTAAGGGTGGCAAACGAGCTAGGTGCAGGGAATGGAAAAGGAGCAAAATTTGCAACGCAAGTGTCAGTGACAGAATCAATAGTGATTGGGGTTGTGTTCTGCGTTCTGATAATGATGTTTCATGACTATTTGGCTTACATATTCACTACCAGCTCTTCGGTACTACAAGCAGTTGACCACATGTCATTCCTCTTAGCCATAACAATTCTTCTCAACAGCGTTCAGCCAGTTTTATCAG gaGTGGCTGTTGGTTCGGGATGGCAAGCATATGTAGCATACATAAATATAGGAAGCTATTATCTCATCGGTCTCCCACTCGGAATTATCATGGGATGGGTATTCAAAACTGGTGTTGCT GGTATATGGACTGGCATGATCTTCGGTGGCACAGCACTTCAAACATTGATACTCATCATAGTAACCCTACGATGTGATTGGGAAAAAGAG GCTGATAAAGCTCAGTTTAGTGTGAATAAGTGGTCAAGATCTAATTCCAATGGCGCACTGCAAATCCCCAATTAG